In Ruminococcaceae bacterium BL-6, a genomic segment contains:
- a CDS encoding Phage terminase-like protein, large subunit, contains N-terminal HTH domain yields MRKLKKYKQTRFRAQDSTYDKSAADYAVAFIEALCHTKGTWAGKPFELIDWQEQIVRDIFGTLKPNGYRQFNTAYVEIPKKMGKSELAAAIALLLTCGDGEERAEVYGCAADRNQASIVFNVAADMVRMCPALSKRVKILDATKRLIYQPTGSIYQVLSADVGNKHGFNTHGVVFDELHTQPNRKLYDVMTKGSGDARMQPLYFLITTAGDNQNSICWEVHQKALDIIDGRKHDPTFYPVIYGAAQEDDWTDPKVWRKANPSLGITVGMDKVKAAFESARQNPAEENSFRQLRLNQWVKQAVRWMPMEKWDACAFPINEKALEGRVCYGGLDLSSSTDITAFVLVFPPLDEEDKYSVLPYFWMPEDNIDLRVKRDHVNYDLWQRQSFLQTTEGNVVHYGYIEHFIEQLGERYNIREIAFDRWGAVQMVQNLEGMGFTVVPFGQGFKDMSPPTKELMKLTLEEKIAHGGHPILRWMMDNIFIRTDPAGNIKADKEKSTEKIDGAVATIMALDRAIRCGNDTGESVYDKRGLLIL; encoded by the coding sequence TTGCGCAAGCTGAAAAAATACAAGCAAACGCGCTTTAGGGCGCAGGATTCGACCTATGACAAGTCGGCCGCCGACTACGCCGTGGCATTTATCGAAGCGCTCTGCCACACCAAAGGAACATGGGCGGGCAAGCCCTTCGAGCTGATCGACTGGCAGGAGCAGATTGTGCGAGATATTTTCGGCACGCTCAAGCCCAATGGCTATCGGCAGTTCAACACCGCCTATGTGGAAATCCCAAAGAAAATGGGAAAAAGCGAGCTTGCGGCGGCAATCGCGCTGCTACTCACCTGCGGGGACGGCGAGGAACGAGCCGAGGTGTACGGCTGCGCCGCTGACCGCAATCAGGCCTCTATTGTTTTCAACGTCGCTGCGGATATGGTGCGAATGTGCCCGGCGCTTTCCAAGCGCGTCAAAATACTGGACGCGACCAAGCGGCTCATCTATCAGCCCACCGGAAGCATCTATCAGGTGCTGTCCGCCGATGTCGGGAACAAGCACGGCTTCAACACACACGGCGTGGTGTTCGACGAGCTGCACACCCAGCCAAACAGAAAGCTCTACGATGTGATGACCAAGGGCAGCGGCGATGCGAGAATGCAGCCGCTGTATTTTCTCATCACCACCGCCGGCGATAACCAGAACAGCATTTGCTGGGAGGTGCATCAGAAGGCACTCGACATCATCGACGGAAGGAAACACGACCCTACCTTCTATCCAGTCATTTACGGCGCGGCTCAAGAGGACGATTGGACGGACCCGAAGGTATGGCGGAAAGCCAATCCGTCGCTGGGCATTACCGTCGGTATGGATAAGGTCAAGGCCGCCTTTGAATCGGCCCGGCAGAATCCAGCCGAGGAGAACAGCTTCCGGCAGCTGCGCCTCAATCAATGGGTCAAACAGGCAGTGCGCTGGATGCCCATGGAGAAATGGGATGCCTGCGCGTTTCCGATAAACGAAAAAGCGCTTGAAGGCCGCGTCTGCTATGGCGGGCTTGACCTTTCGTCCAGCACCGACATTACGGCGTTCGTGTTAGTTTTTCCACCGCTGGACGAAGAGGACAAATACAGCGTCCTCCCGTATTTCTGGATGCCGGAGGATAATATCGACCTGCGCGTGAAGCGCGATCATGTGAATTATGACCTCTGGCAGCGGCAGAGCTTTCTGCAAACCACCGAGGGGAATGTCGTCCATTACGGCTACATTGAACACTTCATCGAGCAGCTGGGCGAGCGCTACAATATCCGCGAAATTGCCTTCGACCGCTGGGGAGCCGTTCAGATGGTGCAGAACTTGGAGGGTATGGGCTTCACGGTTGTTCCGTTCGGGCAGGGCTTTAAGGATATGTCCCCGCCCACCAAGGAGCTGATGAAGCTGACACTGGAAGAAAAAATCGCCCACGGCGGGCATCCGATCCTGCGCTGGATGATGGATAACATCTTCATCCGAACAGACCCTGCCGGCAACATCAAGGCGGATAAGGAAAAATCTACCGAGAAAATTGACGGCGCGGTTGCCACTATTATGGCGCTGGATCGGGCCATCCGCTGCGGCAACGACACGGGCGAGAGCGTTTATGACAAGCGCGGCTTGCTCATTCTCTGA
- a CDS encoding Phage portal protein: MGILQSIFKARDKPQKPSAKNLGGSGFLWGGTTSGKVVNERTAMQMTAVYSCVRILSEAIAGLPLFVYRYGTDGSKEKYLDHPLWRVLHDEPNPEMTSFVFRETMMNHLLLTGNAYAQIIRNARGEVVALYPLMPDRVTVDRDSQGRLYYRYYKSSDEAPAVGKAKQVDMIFAPSDILHVLGLGYDGLVGYSPIAMAKNAVGLAMAAEEYGAKFFANGAAPSGVLEHPGTIKDPERIRQSWQSTFGGSVNSNKIAVLEEGLKYTPIAISPEQAQFLETRKFQINEIARIFRVPPHMLADLEKSSFSNIEQQSLEFVKYTLDPWVIRWEQAMNKSLLLDSEKRTVFTKFNVDGLLRGDYASRMTGYATARQNGWMSANDIRELENLDRIPAELGGDLYLINGAMTLMGSPQSQQDFVGRGGATK; the protein is encoded by the coding sequence ATGGGCATACTACAAAGCATTTTCAAAGCCCGCGACAAGCCGCAGAAACCTTCCGCTAAAAATCTCGGCGGCAGCGGCTTTTTGTGGGGCGGCACGACATCGGGCAAGGTTGTCAATGAAAGAACCGCCATGCAGATGACGGCGGTTTACTCTTGTGTCCGCATTCTGTCCGAGGCAATCGCGGGGCTTCCGCTGTTTGTTTACAGGTACGGAACGGACGGCAGCAAGGAGAAATATCTCGACCATCCGCTGTGGCGGGTTCTGCATGACGAACCGAACCCCGAAATGACCTCGTTTGTCTTTCGGGAAACCATGATGAATCACCTGCTGCTGACGGGGAACGCCTACGCACAGATTATCCGAAACGCGCGCGGCGAGGTTGTGGCACTGTACCCGCTTATGCCGGACAGAGTCACGGTGGACAGGGATTCGCAGGGGCGGCTGTACTACCGTTATTACAAAAGCAGCGATGAAGCGCCGGCGGTCGGAAAGGCAAAGCAAGTAGATATGATCTTCGCGCCCTCGGATATTCTCCATGTGCTGGGGCTTGGCTACGACGGGCTGGTCGGCTATTCACCGATTGCAATGGCGAAAAACGCCGTGGGCTTGGCAATGGCGGCGGAGGAATACGGCGCGAAGTTCTTCGCCAACGGCGCGGCACCATCCGGCGTTCTGGAGCACCCCGGCACCATCAAAGACCCGGAGCGCATCCGGCAAAGCTGGCAGTCCACCTTCGGCGGCAGCGTCAACAGCAACAAAATCGCCGTGCTGGAGGAAGGGCTCAAGTATACGCCCATCGCCATTTCTCCCGAACAGGCACAGTTTTTGGAGACGCGCAAGTTCCAAATCAATGAAATCGCTCGAATTTTCCGGGTGCCGCCGCATATGCTGGCAGACCTTGAAAAGTCGAGCTTTTCAAATATTGAGCAGCAGTCGCTGGAGTTTGTGAAATACACGCTCGACCCATGGGTAATCCGCTGGGAGCAGGCGATGAACAAGTCGCTTTTGCTCGACAGCGAAAAGCGCACGGTGTTTACAAAATTCAATGTGGACGGGCTGCTCCGCGGCGACTACGCCAGCCGCATGACCGGCTACGCGACCGCGCGGCAAAACGGCTGGATGTCGGCAAATGACATCCGGGAGCTTGAAAACCTCGACCGAATCCCTGCCGAGCTCGGCGGCGATTTGTATCTCATCAACGGCGCGATGACACTTATGGGGTCCCCGCAAAGTCAACAAGACTTTGTGGGGAGAGGCGGAGCAACGAAATGA
- a CDS encoding protein of unknown function (Evidence 5 : Unknown function), with product MNELSCLHGSEEYEVCDDDADAGAFANTTSTETEEPSDGQNKAKSRPGTR from the coding sequence ATGAATGAGCTTTCATGCTTGCATGGAAGCGAAGAATATGAAGTTTGCGACGACGACGCTGACGCCGGCGCGTTTGCAAACACAACTTCAACAGAAACGGAGGAACCCTCAGATGGACAAAACAAAGCGAAGTCCCGCCCGGGCACGCGATAA
- a CDS encoding Prophage Clp protease-like protein encodes MDKTKRSPARARDKTYFWNWDNDESTGVRTLYLDGTIADESWWGDEITPRMFKDELMAGDSDIVVWINSPGGDCVAASQIYTMLMDYPHEVTVKIDGIAASAASVIAMAGTKVLMAPTALMMIHNPLTVAIGDTEEMQKAIDMLSEVKESIINAYEIKTGQSRAKISHLMDGETYMNANKAVELGFADGILEDAKRDHTEDVVFAFSRRAVTNSLMNKLIPQSAPKAEKKPDIASTGVSITEAMQKLQARKYI; translated from the coding sequence ATGGACAAAACAAAGCGAAGTCCCGCCCGGGCACGCGATAAAACGTATTTCTGGAACTGGGATAATGACGAAAGCACGGGTGTGCGCACCCTCTACCTTGACGGCACGATTGCGGATGAAAGCTGGTGGGGCGATGAAATCACACCGCGCATGTTTAAGGATGAGCTGATGGCCGGCGACAGCGACATCGTGGTATGGATTAACTCCCCCGGCGGGGACTGCGTGGCGGCAAGCCAAATCTACACCATGCTCATGGATTATCCGCACGAGGTCACGGTCAAAATCGACGGCATCGCGGCTTCCGCGGCAAGTGTGATTGCGATGGCAGGAACCAAAGTTCTTATGGCACCCACGGCGCTCATGATGATACACAATCCGCTGACCGTTGCCATCGGCGACACCGAGGAAATGCAGAAGGCAATCGATATGCTCTCCGAGGTCAAGGAAAGCATCATCAACGCTTACGAAATCAAGACCGGACAGTCGCGGGCAAAAATCTCGCATCTCATGGACGGCGAAACCTATATGAACGCCAACAAAGCCGTGGAACTCGGCTTTGCGGACGGCATCCTGGAGGACGCAAAACGCGACCACACCGAGGATGTCGTTTTTGCTTTTTCCCGCAGGGCGGTTACCAATTCGCTTATGAACAAGCTCATCCCGCAATCCGCCCCGAAAGCGGAAAAGAAGCCGGATATCGCCTCTACGGGCGTTTCCATCACCGAGGCCATGCAGAAGCTGCAGGCCCGTAAATACATTTAA
- a CDS encoding HK97 family phage major capsid protein, translating to MKKVLELREKRAKAWDAAKAFLDARAKDGVLSAEDNATYDKMLADVDAMARQIAIEEDRVARDAEMSRPTSAPLTEKPGAQGAKPVSPRATAEYRADFLNILRGRAPVNNVLSTSPDTDGGYLVPTEFETQIVTGLEEANIIRSIAKTINTSAERKIPIAATHSTAQWTAENAAYTESDPTFAQKTIDAFKLTDLVKVSVELLQDSMFDLESYIAREFARAFGIAEEEAFCVGTGTGQPTGIFTASGGTVGVTASSPTAITVDNLIDLIYALKSPYRRNAVFLMKDITVSALRKLKDSNGAYLWQPSVQAGQPDRLLGYPLYTSPYVPAAEAGALPIAFGDFTNYWIADRMGRTVQRLNELYAGNGQVGFIAAERVDGKVILAEGIQLLKMGS from the coding sequence ATGAAAAAGGTACTTGAACTGCGTGAAAAGCGCGCAAAGGCATGGGATGCGGCAAAGGCGTTCCTCGACGCACGCGCGAAGGATGGCGTGCTCTCTGCCGAAGACAACGCAACCTATGACAAGATGCTCGCGGACGTGGACGCCATGGCGCGGCAGATTGCCATTGAGGAGGACCGCGTCGCGCGGGATGCGGAAATGAGCCGCCCCACCAGCGCGCCGCTGACCGAAAAGCCCGGCGCGCAGGGTGCAAAGCCCGTTTCTCCCCGCGCAACCGCCGAATACCGCGCGGATTTTCTCAACATCCTGCGCGGCAGAGCACCCGTCAATAACGTGCTGAGCACGTCCCCCGACACCGACGGCGGCTATCTGGTGCCGACGGAATTTGAAACCCAGATTGTGACCGGGCTGGAGGAAGCGAACATCATCCGCTCCATTGCCAAGACCATCAACACCTCGGCGGAGCGCAAGATTCCCATTGCCGCCACGCATTCCACCGCACAGTGGACGGCGGAAAACGCCGCCTACACCGAGAGCGACCCCACATTTGCACAGAAAACCATCGACGCTTTCAAGCTCACCGACCTTGTCAAGGTTTCCGTGGAACTGCTTCAGGACAGTATGTTCGATTTGGAGAGCTACATCGCGCGGGAATTTGCCAGAGCCTTCGGCATTGCCGAGGAGGAAGCGTTCTGCGTGGGGACGGGAACGGGCCAGCCCACGGGCATTTTCACCGCAAGCGGCGGCACGGTGGGCGTAACGGCAAGCTCCCCGACGGCCATCACGGTGGACAATCTCATCGACCTGATTTACGCACTCAAAAGCCCCTATCGGAGAAACGCGGTGTTTCTCATGAAGGACATCACCGTCTCCGCCCTGCGCAAGCTGAAGGACTCCAACGGCGCGTATCTCTGGCAGCCCTCCGTACAGGCAGGTCAGCCGGATCGGCTGTTGGGTTATCCGCTCTACACCAGTCCGTATGTGCCGGCGGCGGAGGCGGGTGCTCTGCCCATTGCGTTTGGTGATTTCACGAACTACTGGATTGCCGACCGCATGGGGCGCACGGTTCAAAGGCTCAATGAACTCTATGCCGGCAACGGGCAGGTGGGCTTCATCGCCGCCGAGCGCGTGGACGGCAAGGTGATTCTTGCCGAGGGCATTCAGCTGCTGAAAATGGGCTCGTAA
- a CDS encoding Phage gp6-like head-tail connector protein, whose amino-acid sequence MDTLLEKVKANLILSHTEDDELLQLYITAAVRYAESYQHVSAGYYVENEMTPTTEQAVIMLASHFYESRDGSTGGFFADTVSAGRQVWETVNLLLRLDRDWKV is encoded by the coding sequence ATGGACACCCTGCTTGAAAAGGTCAAAGCCAATCTGATTCTTTCGCATACGGAAGACGATGAGCTTTTGCAGCTGTACATCACCGCCGCCGTCCGTTATGCCGAAAGCTATCAGCACGTTTCGGCGGGCTACTATGTGGAAAACGAGATGACACCGACTACCGAACAGGCGGTCATCATGCTGGCAAGCCATTTTTATGAGAGCCGCGACGGCTCCACGGGCGGCTTTTTCGCGGACACCGTCAGCGCGGGCAGGCAGGTCTGGGAAACGGTCAATTTGCTGCTGCGACTGGATCGGGATTGGAAGGTGTAA